In Flavobacterium sp., a single window of DNA contains:
- a CDS encoding dehydrogenase E1 component subunit alpha/beta, with protein MIFYKQNLSDETLLDLYKKILKPRLIEEKMLILIRQGKVSKWFSGIGQEAIAVGVTSVLDDSEYILPMHRNLGVFTTRNIPLNRLFSQWQGKANGFTKGRDRSFHFGTQEYNIIGMISHLGPQLGIADGIALANKLQDNKKITAVFTGEGATSEGDFHEALNIAAVWKLPVMFIIENNGYGLSTPTNEQYLCENLADKGIGYGIESWIINGNNIVEIYNKLSKLKEEMIADPHPVLLEFKTFRMRGHEEASGTKYVPQELMDEWEAKDPVNNYKKYLNELGILTDELDEKLRSEIKQEIDENWAMANAEPEIEPTYSGELDDVYKPFQYDEYTHNSETTNIRFIDAIRNSLEQSMWRHRNLVIMGQDIAEYGGAFKITDGFVDAFGKGRIRNTPICESAVVSTGMGLSINGYKAIVEMQFADFVSTGFNPIVNLLAKSHYRWGEKADVVVRMPCGGGTQAGPFHSQTNEAWFTKTPGLKVVYPAFPYDAKGLLNTSINDPNPVLFFEHKQLYRSVYQEVPTDYYTIPFGKASLIKEGNAVTIISFGAPVHWALETLAKHPEIEADLIDLRTLQPLDTETIFASVKKTGKAIIYQEDTLFGGIASDISALIMENCFEYLDAPVKRVASLDSPIPFTKALEDQFLAKDRFEESLLELLKY; from the coding sequence ATGATCTTTTACAAACAAAACCTTAGCGACGAAACTTTATTAGATTTATACAAGAAAATCTTAAAACCCCGTCTGATCGAAGAAAAAATGCTTATTCTAATCCGTCAGGGGAAAGTGTCAAAATGGTTTTCAGGAATAGGACAGGAAGCCATAGCAGTAGGAGTGACTTCTGTTTTAGACGATTCTGAATATATCCTGCCAATGCACCGAAATCTTGGTGTATTTACCACAAGAAATATTCCGCTAAACAGACTTTTTTCGCAATGGCAGGGAAAAGCGAATGGTTTTACTAAAGGTCGCGACAGAAGTTTCCATTTCGGAACTCAGGAATATAATATTATAGGAATGATTTCGCATTTAGGTCCGCAGCTTGGAATTGCTGACGGGATTGCTTTGGCTAATAAACTTCAGGATAATAAAAAAATTACAGCTGTTTTTACCGGTGAAGGTGCTACAAGCGAAGGTGATTTTCATGAAGCGCTTAATATTGCTGCTGTTTGGAAACTGCCTGTAATGTTTATCATCGAAAATAATGGTTACGGACTTTCTACACCAACTAATGAACAATATTTATGCGAAAACCTGGCTGATAAAGGTATTGGTTACGGTATTGAAAGCTGGATTATTAACGGAAATAATATTGTTGAAATTTACAATAAACTGTCGAAGTTAAAAGAAGAAATGATTGCTGATCCGCATCCGGTTTTATTAGAATTTAAAACTTTTAGAATGCGTGGTCATGAAGAGGCGAGTGGTACAAAATATGTTCCGCAGGAATTAATGGATGAATGGGAAGCCAAAGATCCTGTAAATAATTATAAAAAATACCTAAATGAACTTGGTATTCTTACCGATGAACTTGACGAAAAATTACGAAGTGAAATAAAGCAGGAAATTGATGAAAACTGGGCAATGGCAAATGCCGAACCAGAGATAGAACCTACTTACAGCGGAGAATTAGATGATGTTTATAAACCATTTCAATATGATGAATATACGCATAATTCTGAAACAACCAATATTCGATTTATTGATGCCATTCGCAACAGTTTAGAGCAATCTATGTGGCGTCATAGAAACCTGGTTATTATGGGGCAGGATATTGCAGAATATGGCGGCGCTTTTAAAATTACTGATGGTTTTGTTGACGCTTTTGGAAAAGGCAGAATACGAAATACGCCAATCTGTGAAAGTGCTGTTGTTTCTACTGGAATGGGACTATCTATAAATGGATATAAAGCAATTGTAGAAATGCAGTTTGCTGATTTCGTTTCTACAGGTTTTAACCCAATCGTAAATTTATTAGCCAAATCGCATTACCGCTGGGGCGAAAAAGCTGATGTTGTCGTGCGTATGCCTTGTGGCGGCGGAACTCAGGCAGGACCGTTCCATTCGCAGACAAATGAAGCGTGGTTTACCAAAACTCCGGGTTTAAAAGTGGTTTATCCGGCATTTCCGTATGATGCAAAAGGTTTATTGAATACGTCAATCAACGACCCGAATCCGGTATTATTTTTTGAACATAAACAATTATACAGAAGTGTTTATCAGGAAGTTCCAACAGATTACTACACGATTCCATTTGGAAAAGCTTCTTTAATTAAAGAAGGAAATGCAGTTACGATTATCTCTTTTGGAGCTCCGGTTCACTGGGCTTTAGAAACATTAGCCAAACATCCGGAAATTGAAGCTGATTTAATCGATTTAAGAACTTTACAGCCTCTTGATACGGAAACTATTTTTGCTTCGGTTAAAAAGACAGGAAAAGCTATTATCTATCAGGAAGATACTTTATTTGGTGGAATTGCCAGCGATATTTCGGCTTTGATTATGGAAAACTGTTTTGAATATCTGGATGCTCCCGTAAAAAGGGTTGCAAGCTTAGATTCGCCAATTCCTTTCACAAAAGCTCTTGAAGATCAGTTTTTAGCGAAAGATCGTTTCGAGGAATCGTTACTTGAATTATTGAAATATTAA
- a CDS encoding 2-oxoglutarate and iron-dependent oxygenase domain-containing protein, whose translation MQNIPSVDLRDFLSDDPKRKQKFVNEIGSAFENIGFVALKGHFLDDKLVDELYGEIRKFFALPVETKHNYEIPGIGGQRGYVSFGKEHAKGRKEGDLKEFWHFGQYVDKESKWAAEYPDNVEVKELPRFNEVGKEAYQMLEKTGVYVLRALALHLGLDEFYFDNYAKEGNSILRPIHYPPITSEPENAIRAAAHGDINLITLLMGAQGKGLQVQNHDGEWIDAIAADDELVINVGDMLSRHTNNKLKSTIHQVVNPPRELWGTSRYSVPFFMHPVSDMRLDCLENCIDEENPKKYEDISAGEFLHERLVELGLIKK comes from the coding sequence ATGCAAAACATTCCTAGTGTAGACTTACGTGATTTCCTTTCGGACGACCCGAAACGTAAACAAAAATTTGTAAATGAAATCGGCAGTGCATTTGAAAACATTGGCTTCGTTGCCTTAAAAGGTCATTTCTTAGATGACAAACTGGTAGACGAACTTTATGGTGAAATTAGAAAGTTTTTCGCCTTGCCAGTAGAAACTAAGCATAATTATGAAATTCCCGGAATTGGCGGACAAAGAGGTTATGTTTCTTTTGGAAAAGAACATGCTAAAGGCCGTAAAGAGGGAGATTTGAAAGAATTCTGGCATTTTGGCCAGTATGTTGACAAAGAATCAAAATGGGCAGCAGAATACCCTGATAACGTAGAAGTTAAAGAACTTCCTCGTTTTAATGAAGTGGGTAAAGAAGCGTACCAAATGCTTGAAAAAACAGGAGTGTATGTTTTAAGAGCTTTAGCATTACACCTTGGCTTAGATGAATTTTATTTTGACAACTATGCCAAAGAAGGAAATTCAATTTTAAGACCAATTCACTATCCTCCAATTACTTCTGAGCCAGAAAATGCCATTCGTGCAGCCGCTCACGGTGATATTAATTTAATTACCCTTTTAATGGGAGCGCAAGGAAAAGGACTTCAGGTTCAAAACCATGACGGAGAATGGATCGACGCTATTGCAGCTGATGATGAATTAGTAATTAATGTTGGAGATATGTTGTCAAGACATACTAACAATAAATTAAAATCTACAATTCATCAGGTTGTAAACCCTCCAAGAGAATTATGGGGAACTTCACGTTATTCAGTTCCGTTTTTTATGCACCCTGTAAGCGATATGCGTTTAGACTGCCTTGAAAACTGTATTGATGAAGAAAATCCTAAGAAATATGAAGATATTTCGGCAGGAGAATTTTTACATGAACGTTTAGTTGAATTAGGTTTAATCAAAAAATAA
- a CDS encoding translation initiation factor: protein MDLKDQLKNLFPDHVESNEPEEIQEQDHVLYVQKEPMICKFEKRKGKPTTIIEGYEGSDEDFKVLAKEIKTKLSVGGTFKDASIIIQGDYRDKIMAILKDKGFKTKRVGG, encoded by the coding sequence ATGGACTTAAAAGATCAATTAAAAAATCTATTTCCGGATCATGTAGAATCAAATGAGCCTGAGGAAATTCAGGAGCAGGATCATGTTCTTTATGTACAAAAAGAACCAATGATCTGTAAATTTGAAAAGCGAAAAGGAAAACCTACAACCATTATTGAAGGTTATGAAGGCAGTGATGAAGACTTTAAAGTTTTGGCCAAAGAAATTAAAACAAAATTAAGTGTTGGCGGAACTTTTAAAGATGCTTCAATAATCATTCAGGGAGATTACCGAGATAAAATAATGGCTATTTTAAAAGATAAAGGATTTAAAACTAAAAGAGTTGGCGGGTAA
- a CDS encoding nucleoside phosphorylase codes for MIKQSELILNPDGSVYHLNLRPEHIAHDIIFVGDQNRVEKITQFFDSIEYSAQKREFKTQTGIYKGKRISVMSTGIGPDNIDIVLNELDALVNIDLKTRQPKENLTSLNIIRIGTSGSLQENIPVDSFVMSKFGLGLDNMLRSYIIDDVSNKELEDAFIAHTNWDARKGRPYVTACSEKLEKLIESDKIFKGITATAGGFYGPQGRVLRLNIQDEELNNKMDNFSFNDSKITNLEMETAAIYGLSALLGHNALSLNAIIANRASGTFSEDPYKAVDELIAYTLNKLALK; via the coding sequence ATGATAAAACAATCAGAATTAATACTTAATCCAGACGGAAGTGTATACCACTTAAACCTTCGTCCTGAACATATTGCACACGACATTATATTTGTTGGAGATCAAAACAGAGTTGAAAAAATTACTCAGTTTTTTGATTCTATTGAATATTCGGCACAAAAAAGAGAATTTAAAACCCAAACCGGAATTTATAAAGGCAAAAGAATTTCTGTTATGTCAACCGGAATTGGTCCTGATAATATTGATATTGTTTTAAATGAATTAGATGCGCTTGTGAACATCGATTTAAAAACACGTCAGCCAAAAGAAAATTTAACGTCTTTAAATATTATTAGAATTGGAACTTCTGGTTCTCTGCAGGAAAATATTCCGGTAGACAGCTTTGTAATGTCTAAATTCGGGCTTGGATTAGATAATATGCTTCGCTCCTATATTATTGACGATGTTTCAAACAAAGAGCTTGAAGACGCTTTTATTGCACACACTAATTGGGATGCCCGAAAAGGAAGGCCTTATGTAACAGCTTGTTCTGAAAAACTGGAAAAATTGATCGAATCTGATAAAATTTTCAAAGGAATAACCGCTACAGCTGGGGGTTTCTACGGACCTCAGGGACGCGTTTTAAGATTGAATATTCAGGATGAAGAGCTAAACAATAAAATGGATAATTTCAGTTTTAATGATAGCAAAATCACGAATTTAGAAATGGAAACGGCTGCAATTTATGGGCTTTCGGCACTTTTAGGCCACAATGCTTTATCATTAAATGCTATTATTGCCAACCGTGCTTCGGGAACTTTTAGTGAAGATCCGTACAAAGCTGTTGATGAACTTATTGCTTATACGTTGAATAAACTTGCTCTAAAATAA
- a CDS encoding DinB family protein: protein MQDAILKFEKLLNENLIHFSSIKSEVFSAKVSEKWSKKEILGHLVDSAIHNLVRFTEINYVEKPYQHRPYNQMDLVNLNQYQQMDIDELIQLWFVVNKQIVRIMKSVYDEALDYKIILSDQSEIDLRFLMTDYVEHLEHHINQIKS, encoded by the coding sequence ATGCAGGACGCTATTTTAAAATTTGAAAAATTACTTAACGAAAATTTGATTCATTTTTCGTCTATTAAAAGTGAAGTTTTTTCTGCTAAAGTATCTGAAAAATGGTCTAAAAAAGAAATATTAGGACATTTGGTAGATTCAGCAATTCATAATCTGGTTCGTTTTACCGAAATAAATTATGTAGAAAAACCTTATCAGCACAGGCCGTATAATCAAATGGATTTAGTAAATTTAAATCAATATCAGCAAATGGATATTGACGAGCTGATTCAGTTATGGTTTGTTGTTAATAAACAGATTGTCAGAATCATGAAGTCAGTTTATGATGAAGCTTTGGATTATAAAATTATACTAAGTGATCAGTCTGAAATAGATTTAAGGTTTCTTATGACAGATTATGTAGAACATTTAGAACATCATATTAATCAAATAAAATCGTAA
- a CDS encoding VOC family protein, giving the protein MFLRVARHTNDLKKIEDFYVDILGFELLGNFQNHNNYDGIFIGKSGLDWHFEFTKSNVEAKHSFDEDDVIVLYPKTISDYDTLINKLIHNKIETITAANPFWNENGKMIQDPDGYRIVISPLKAVISEIE; this is encoded by the coding sequence ATGTTTTTAAGAGTAGCCAGACATACCAATGATTTAAAAAAAATCGAAGATTTTTACGTAGATATTCTGGGCTTTGAATTATTGGGGAATTTTCAGAATCACAATAATTATGACGGAATTTTTATTGGGAAATCAGGTCTGGACTGGCATTTTGAATTCACAAAATCAAATGTAGAGGCCAAACATTCATTTGATGAAGATGATGTAATTGTACTTTATCCAAAAACAATTTCAGATTACGATACTCTGATAAACAAACTTATACATAATAAAATTGAAACGATAACAGCTGCCAATCCTTTTTGGAATGAGAATGGAAAAATGATTCAGGATCCGGATGGTTATCGCATAGTAATATCACCATTAAAAGCTGTAATAAGCGAAATAGAATAA
- a CDS encoding DUF4265 domain-containing protein, with protein sequence MQETHKKIVFKYYSDYLEETVTETMWAEIVDLEKGLFKLDNIPFFGPLIATDDLFYAEFDENEKRLVYKETIENSGNSIVQVIILEKGYDKEIIREKLKAINCLSEGLNDNFISVEVVRDVDYSIVRSVLNEYESNEIIEYAEPCLSDKHRADLLKN encoded by the coding sequence ATGCAGGAAACACATAAAAAAATAGTTTTTAAATATTATAGCGATTATTTAGAAGAAACGGTTACAGAAACCATGTGGGCTGAAATTGTAGATTTAGAAAAAGGACTTTTTAAATTAGATAATATTCCTTTTTTTGGGCCTTTAATCGCTACAGACGATTTGTTTTATGCCGAATTTGATGAAAATGAAAAACGCCTTGTTTATAAGGAAACAATAGAAAATTCAGGAAATTCGATTGTTCAGGTTATCATATTAGAAAAAGGATATGATAAAGAAATTATCAGAGAAAAATTAAAAGCCATAAACTGTTTATCAGAAGGGCTGAATGATAATTTTATTTCTGTGGAAGTTGTAAGAGACGTTGATTATTCGATAGTAAGAAGCGTTTTAAATGAATATGAATCTAATGAGATAATTGAATACGCTGAACCTTGCCTGTCAGACAAACACCGGGCAGATTTATTAAAAAACTAA
- a CDS encoding substrate-binding domain-containing protein translates to MKTVKIAGVPEHFNLPWHLCIENGEFEAENIDLQWKNIPEGTGKMCQMLRDGETDMAVILTEGIVKDITAGNPSKIVQIYVQSPLIWGIHVAAKSDFETVKDLENKKAAISRIGSGSQLMAYVNANEQGWNSENLQFEIINTIDGAVEALTNGTADYFMWERFMTKPLVDQGVFRRVGDCPTPWPSFVIAVRDEFLKKNPKVVEKVLEIINKTTYDFAQIPDIDKTLADLFNQKAEDIQEWLKLTQWSQKHLSEKAFVKIQNQLFDLGIIDKKSTFVETVKAL, encoded by the coding sequence ATGAAAACGGTAAAAATTGCAGGTGTCCCGGAACACTTCAATTTGCCATGGCATTTATGCATTGAAAATGGCGAATTTGAAGCAGAAAATATAGATTTACAATGGAAAAATATTCCCGAAGGTACCGGAAAAATGTGTCAGATGCTTCGCGACGGCGAAACTGATATGGCGGTAATTTTAACGGAAGGAATTGTAAAAGATATTACAGCAGGAAATCCCAGCAAAATAGTTCAGATTTATGTGCAGTCGCCTTTGATTTGGGGAATTCACGTAGCCGCAAAATCAGATTTTGAAACTGTAAAAGACCTCGAAAATAAAAAAGCAGCTATTTCAAGAATAGGTTCAGGTTCGCAATTAATGGCTTATGTAAATGCAAATGAACAAGGCTGGAACAGCGAAAACCTGCAATTTGAAATTATTAATACTATTGATGGTGCTGTTGAAGCGCTTACAAATGGCACAGCTGATTATTTTATGTGGGAACGTTTTATGACTAAACCTCTTGTAGATCAGGGTGTTTTTAGACGTGTTGGCGACTGTCCTACTCCATGGCCGTCATTTGTAATTGCTGTTCGTGACGAATTCCTTAAAAAGAACCCCAAAGTGGTCGAAAAAGTATTGGAAATCATCAATAAAACCACGTATGATTTTGCGCAAATTCCGGATATAGATAAAACGCTGGCTGATTTGTTCAATCAAAAGGCAGAAGATATTCAGGAATGGCTGAAATTAACACAATGGTCACAAAAACATTTAAGTGAAAAAGCATTTGTCAAAATTCAAAATCAATTATTTGATCTGGGAATTATTGATAAAAAAAGTACTTTTGTTGAAACGGTAAAAGCGCTGTAA
- a CDS encoding transglutaminase, which produces MINFPKIDFPQLKSKLQVKSPWDRIIISLLSLLITIPIFIILHQNLIDLEWAFNLDRVFIFIFVFAAIFFLLMLLRTIIILCVAVYLLILFYGSVIGNYGFSEISEDYNSMIYTMSDNPFPQDIVVAKLLPFPNKSKILNAIEYQNPKVRNFAIMATTKHFKGIKGYSDYRTIIQCFAVFKEINSRWNYVNDPKDGDYIATASESLEYFSGDCDDHSILMAAAIRSIGGTPRLIHTKGHIYPEILIGSMIDLEKVNYLIKNVLFTKETYRKQLHYHIDERGQVWMNLDYTATYPGGPFMYEEILGALTLN; this is translated from the coding sequence ATGATAAATTTTCCTAAAATTGACTTTCCGCAATTAAAATCCAAATTACAGGTAAAATCGCCTTGGGATAGGATTATTATTTCGCTGTTGAGTCTTTTGATAACCATTCCGATATTTATCATACTGCATCAAAACCTAATCGATTTAGAATGGGCATTTAATCTCGACAGGGTTTTTATATTCATTTTTGTTTTTGCTGCGATTTTCTTTCTGCTGATGCTTCTCCGCACCATAATTATTTTATGTGTGGCTGTTTATCTATTGATTTTATTTTACGGATCAGTTATTGGAAATTATGGTTTTAGTGAAATTTCAGAGGATTATAACTCGATGATTTATACCATGTCAGACAATCCATTTCCTCAGGATATAGTGGTTGCAAAACTGCTGCCGTTTCCAAACAAATCAAAAATTTTAAACGCAATCGAATACCAAAACCCCAAAGTGCGAAATTTTGCTATTATGGCCACCACAAAGCATTTTAAAGGTATTAAAGGATATTCAGATTACAGAACCATTATTCAGTGTTTTGCAGTTTTTAAAGAAATAAACAGTCGTTGGAATTATGTAAACGACCCTAAAGACGGAGATTACATTGCTACAGCCAGCGAATCGTTAGAATATTTTTCAGGCGACTGCGACGATCATTCTATTTTAATGGCGGCCGCAATTCGTTCTATTGGCGGAACACCAAGGCTTATTCATACAAAAGGACATATTTATCCCGAAATATTAATTGGTTCAATGATTGATTTAGAGAAAGTTAACTATTTAATTAAAAACGTGCTTTTTACTAAAGAAACCTATCGCAAACAACTGCACTATCATATTGATGAGCGCGGGCAGGTATGGATGAATCTGGATTATACGGCCACTTATCCCGGCGGGCCATTCATGTATGAAGAAATTCTGGGAGCGCTGACACTTAATTGA
- a CDS encoding linear amide C-N hydrolase yields MKLKKRLSAILALSGILLCIEKANPCTRIVYEGLNGTIITARSMDWRGEIPANLWLFPRGIDRFGESGSNSVKWKSKYGSVITSSWDIASSDGMNEKGLVGNLLWLVESTYPKFVKDGPVKGLAVSLWLQYVLDNYATVAEAVSALEKKDFVVTSSHIPGTNIFATVHLSLSDSTGDNAIFEYIDGNLVIHHDRKYVAMTNSPIFDHQLAINTYWESIPGTIMLPGTNRAADRFVRASYYIHAIPKTDNIRTALSSVFGVIRNCSVPLGISSETEPNISSTRWRTVADQKNLVYYFDNVLNPNVVWVEFNKLDFSEKGKIKKLSLSNNENYSGESSMNFKPTASFVFAGLD; encoded by the coding sequence ATGAAATTAAAAAAGAGATTATCAGCAATTTTAGCTTTATCAGGTATTTTATTATGCATTGAAAAAGCAAATCCTTGTACAAGAATTGTTTATGAAGGTTTAAACGGAACTATTATCACAGCACGTTCGATGGACTGGCGAGGTGAAATTCCGGCTAATTTATGGCTTTTTCCCAGAGGAATTGATCGTTTTGGAGAATCTGGGAGTAATTCAGTTAAATGGAAATCAAAATACGGAAGTGTTATCACGAGTTCCTGGGATATTGCTTCTTCTGACGGAATGAACGAAAAAGGGCTCGTTGGTAATCTTTTATGGCTGGTAGAATCTACTTATCCAAAATTTGTGAAAGACGGCCCGGTAAAAGGTCTCGCCGTTTCTTTATGGCTGCAATATGTTTTAGATAATTACGCTACCGTTGCCGAAGCTGTAAGTGCACTTGAAAAAAAGGATTTTGTGGTAACTTCTTCACATATTCCGGGAACGAATATTTTTGCCACCGTGCATTTGTCTTTATCAGATTCTACAGGCGACAATGCCATTTTTGAATATATAGACGGGAATTTGGTAATTCATCATGACAGAAAATATGTCGCGATGACCAACTCTCCTATTTTCGATCATCAGCTGGCTATTAATACCTATTGGGAAAGTATTCCGGGAACTATAATGCTGCCGGGAACAAATCGCGCGGCCGACCGTTTTGTGAGAGCTTCGTATTATATTCATGCTATTCCGAAAACGGATAATATTAGAACTGCATTATCTAGCGTTTTTGGAGTAATCAGAAATTGTTCTGTTCCACTTGGAATTTCTTCAGAAACAGAACCTAACATCTCTTCTACCCGATGGAGAACTGTTGCGGATCAAAAGAATTTAGTGTATTATTTTGATAACGTACTGAATCCTAATGTAGTTTGGGTTGAATTCAATAAACTTGATTTTAGCGAAAAAGGAAAAATAAAAAAATTAAGCCTTTCAAATAATGAAAATTATTCTGGCGAATCGTCTATGAATTTTAAACCTACAGCATCATTTGTATTTGCCGGTTTAGATTAA
- a CDS encoding DUF2200 domain-containing protein: MNNTKVFGYSFASIYRLYKEKVEKKGRTAEEVDTVILWLTGYNEKQFRDQIEKKADLQTFFNEAPNLNPNASKITGVICGYRIEDIEDPMMQKIRYMDKLVDELAKGKKMEKILRE, from the coding sequence ATGAATAATACAAAAGTTTTTGGGTATTCATTTGCAAGTATTTACAGATTGTACAAAGAAAAAGTAGAGAAGAAGGGACGTACCGCAGAAGAAGTAGATACTGTTATTCTTTGGCTTACGGGTTACAACGAAAAACAATTTAGAGACCAAATTGAAAAGAAAGCCGATTTACAGACATTTTTTAATGAAGCTCCTAATTTGAACCCAAATGCATCTAAAATTACGGGTGTGATCTGCGGATATAGAATCGAAGACATTGAAGATCCGATGATGCAAAAGATACGCTATATGGATAAATTGGTTGATGAGTTGGCGAAAGGAAAGAAAATGGAAAAAATTCTGCGTGAATAA
- a CDS encoding metalloregulator ArsR/SmtB family transcription factor yields the protein MEIRRDVFQAIADPTRRAILNLVAIQAMTPGTIADNFDSSRQTISKHIKILTECELLDQQQNGREIYYYINAKKIKEVADFIEPFRQMWDDRFNKLESIMKNYKPKND from the coding sequence ATGGAAATACGTAGAGATGTTTTTCAGGCAATTGCCGACCCAACGCGAAGAGCTATTTTAAATCTGGTTGCGATACAAGCCATGACACCCGGTACAATAGCAGATAATTTTGACTCGTCGAGACAAACGATTTCAAAACATATAAAGATTCTTACTGAGTGTGAATTGCTTGACCAGCAGCAAAACGGCAGAGAGATTTATTATTACATAAATGCAAAAAAAATAAAAGAAGTTGCTGATTTTATTGAGCCTTTCCGCCAAATGTGGGATGATCGCTTTAATAAACTAGAAAGCATAATGAAAAATTATAAACCAAAAAACGACTAA
- a CDS encoding SRPBCC domain-containing protein, translating to MERKTKISAENGQQEILITREFDIPLELLFKAYVEAEIVEQWMGTKVLKLENKKYGGWQFETKDPNGNVVFSANGVIHDFVPDKRIVRTFEMDNANFAPQLEFLEFEKLTDSTSKLTIQTIYKSVEHRDYQLKLPFSQGLNMAHNRLEEIVKQLK from the coding sequence ATGGAACGTAAAACAAAAATCAGTGCCGAAAATGGCCAGCAGGAAATTCTGATTACAAGAGAATTTGATATTCCGCTTGAATTGCTTTTTAAAGCTTATGTCGAAGCCGAAATTGTAGAACAATGGATGGGAACAAAAGTTTTAAAATTAGAAAATAAAAAATACGGAGGCTGGCAGTTTGAAACCAAAGATCCAAATGGAAATGTAGTTTTTAGTGCTAATGGTGTCATTCATGATTTTGTTCCCGATAAAAGAATTGTGAGAACATTTGAAATGGACAATGCCAATTTTGCACCTCAATTAGAGTTTTTAGAATTTGAAAAGTTAACCGATTCAACTAGTAAATTAACTATTCAGACAATATATAAATCGGTTGAACATAGAGATTATCAGTTAAAATTACCTTTTTCGCAAGGGTTGAATATGGCACACAATCGTTTAGAAGAAATCGTAAAACAATTAAAATAA
- a CDS encoding DoxX family protein, with the protein MSKRNKIIYWIATIWLALGMTSTGIVQILKMKEETEMMAHLGYPLYFLTILGVWKILGVIAILIPKYPLLKEWTYAGFFFAMSGAVFSHLAVGDSGIAYFGPSLLLVLTVLSWYFRPAERRVV; encoded by the coding sequence ATGAGCAAAAGAAACAAAATTATTTACTGGATTGCTACCATTTGGCTGGCTTTAGGAATGACTTCAACAGGAATTGTGCAAATTTTAAAAATGAAAGAAGAAACCGAAATGATGGCACATTTAGGTTATCCGCTTTATTTTTTAACCATTTTAGGAGTTTGGAAGATATTAGGTGTTATCGCTATTTTAATTCCGAAATATCCTTTATTAAAAGAGTGGACATACGCTGGTTTCTTTTTTGCCATGAGCGGCGCTGTTTTTTCTCATTTAGCAGTTGGAGATTCTGGTATTGCCTATTTCGGACCTTCGTTATTATTGGTTTTAACAGTGCTTTCATGGTATTTTAGACCAGCTGAACGTAGAGTAGTTTAG